A genomic region of Rhodococcus pyridinivorans contains the following coding sequences:
- a CDS encoding helix-turn-helix domain-containing protein gives MTTFSAIAPGTDLSRYARELTRMHDAVIGGARSPMRPRPLVSRSWQRVLDAGLDPTGTNERSRLPVAEIERRRRASALSAVIGDLEQVITPVADASHLLLVVTDADGVILWRSGSAPIRSRADALGFQEGTVWTESTVGTNAIGTALAEAAPVQLFSGEHFETTQHPWYCTAAPIHDPIRGDLLGIVDVSGPALTLHPAIIALVDTAVRLAEAQLWRRHEVRLERLRTEAAPLLSSTRGPVLLVDEDGWVAHASGIAAERVAVPRHARPLTVPGMGLCVPERLSHGWLIRGAASSSRMRMVLHVSSSPTVEVFGDDDSWHSIVTARQAEILLLLHERGPDGMTVAALSRALYGDDDHAVSVRAEVSRLRRAIGDVIESKPYRLATTVDLSLDLGADERLADSEFVRRSGAPGVRALGVYR, from the coding sequence GTGACCACGTTCAGCGCGATCGCGCCCGGCACCGACCTGTCGCGCTACGCGCGCGAGTTGACGCGGATGCACGACGCGGTCATCGGCGGCGCCCGGTCACCCATGCGACCCCGTCCGCTCGTGTCCCGTTCGTGGCAGCGCGTGCTCGACGCGGGCCTCGATCCCACCGGCACCAACGAACGCAGCCGGCTGCCCGTCGCGGAGATCGAGCGACGTCGCCGCGCGTCCGCCCTCTCCGCGGTGATCGGCGATCTCGAGCAGGTCATCACACCCGTCGCCGACGCCTCGCATCTGCTGCTGGTGGTGACCGACGCCGACGGCGTGATCCTCTGGCGCAGCGGTTCGGCACCGATCCGGTCACGCGCCGACGCCCTCGGTTTCCAGGAGGGAACTGTGTGGACCGAGTCGACCGTCGGCACGAACGCCATCGGCACGGCGCTCGCGGAGGCCGCGCCCGTGCAGTTGTTCTCGGGTGAACACTTCGAGACGACCCAGCATCCCTGGTACTGCACCGCTGCGCCGATCCACGATCCGATCCGCGGCGACCTGCTGGGCATCGTCGACGTCAGCGGTCCCGCGCTGACCCTGCACCCGGCCATCATCGCCCTCGTCGACACCGCCGTCCGGCTCGCCGAAGCACAACTGTGGCGACGGCACGAGGTGCGACTCGAACGGCTGCGCACCGAGGCTGCTCCGTTGCTGTCGTCGACGCGGGGACCGGTGCTGCTCGTCGACGAGGACGGTTGGGTCGCGCACGCCTCCGGTATCGCCGCCGAGCGGGTCGCGGTTCCGCGGCACGCACGCCCACTGACCGTTCCCGGTATGGGACTGTGTGTGCCCGAGCGGCTTTCGCACGGCTGGCTGATCCGCGGCGCGGCCTCGTCGTCGCGCATGCGGATGGTGCTGCACGTGTCGTCGTCGCCCACAGTGGAGGTCTTCGGGGACGACGACTCATGGCACAGCATCGTCACCGCACGTCAGGCCGAGATCCTGCTGTTGCTGCACGAGCGCGGCCCGGACGGCATGACGGTCGCAGCGCTCAGCCGGGCCCTCTACGGGGACGACGACCATGCCGTGTCGGTCCGCGCCGAGGTGTCGCGACTGCGACGCGCGATCGGGGACGTGATCGAGAGCAAGCCCTACCGGCTCGCCACCACCGTCGACCTGTCGCTGGATCTCGGTGCGGACGAACGCCTCGCCGACTCCGAGTTCGTCCGCCGGTCGGGGGCGCCGGGGGTGCGGGCACTCGGCGTCTACCGCTGA
- a CDS encoding flavodoxin domain-containing protein translates to MTVLVVTDSPEGPAQKIARLVADALGERDIDVTVGDTSDLERSEEFEGVVFGGEVDAGEYSPDTVELLSSRASGLSQQLVWLFAVGDESTEDTTDLVSELAALDYRSFSPSAGEDEVRSWAAFIADEIDGHS, encoded by the coding sequence ATGACCGTTCTCGTCGTCACGGACAGCCCCGAAGGTCCGGCACAGAAGATCGCCCGGCTCGTCGCCGACGCGCTGGGAGAGCGGGACATCGACGTCACCGTCGGTGACACCTCCGATCTCGAGCGGTCGGAAGAGTTCGAGGGCGTCGTCTTCGGAGGCGAGGTCGACGCCGGCGAGTACTCGCCCGACACCGTCGAACTGTTGTCGTCGCGGGCCTCCGGGCTGAGTCAGCAGCTCGTGTGGTTGTTCGCGGTGGGCGACGAAAGCACCGAGGACACAACGGATCTGGTGTCCGAACTCGCCGCGCTCGACTACCGGTCGTTCAGTCCGTCCGCAGGCGAGGACGAGGTGCGGTCGTGGGCCGCCTTCATCGCCGACGAGATCGACGGACACAGCTGA
- a CDS encoding MBL fold metallo-hydrolase: MLHTDVAPGVHRLAHADVNVYLIEDDAGVTVVDTGLPATAGRIEEAISRIGRRIDDVQGVVLTHAHFDHVGSAKRLRERWRVPVWAHRDEKFLAAHPYRYQHERNRLLCPVRYPACIPVLARMTVAGALWVRGVNDVTLFQDSQPLDLPGRPVPLHTPGHTYGHCALHLPDRDTVIVGDAIVTLDPYTDRRGPQIVSGAATADSRTALASLAAIAGTGAKHVLVGHGEPWHDGAAAAVERAVAAGPS; the protein is encoded by the coding sequence ATGCTCCACACGGATGTCGCACCGGGCGTGCATCGCCTCGCGCACGCCGACGTCAACGTCTACCTGATCGAGGACGACGCCGGAGTGACCGTCGTCGACACGGGACTACCCGCGACCGCTGGTCGCATCGAAGAGGCGATCTCACGCATCGGTCGCCGGATCGACGACGTGCAGGGAGTCGTCCTCACGCACGCCCACTTCGATCACGTCGGGTCGGCGAAGCGGCTGCGTGAACGGTGGCGGGTTCCGGTATGGGCGCATCGCGACGAGAAGTTCCTCGCCGCCCACCCCTATCGCTACCAGCACGAACGCAACCGGCTGCTCTGTCCCGTTCGATATCCCGCCTGCATCCCCGTTCTCGCCCGGATGACCGTGGCCGGTGCGCTGTGGGTGCGCGGGGTCAACGACGTGACGCTCTTCCAGGACTCCCAACCGCTCGACCTGCCGGGCCGCCCCGTCCCCCTGCACACACCCGGCCACACCTACGGGCACTGCGCGCTGCATCTCCCGGACCGCGACACCGTGATCGTCGGCGACGCCATCGTCACCCTCGATCCGTACACGGACAGGCGCGGTCCGCAGATCGTCTCGGGTGCGGCGACCGCCGACAGCAGGACCGCCCTCGCCTCGCTGGCGGCCATCGCCGGCACCGGCGCGAAGCACGTCCTCGTCGGCCACGGTGAGCCCTGGCACGACGGTGCGGCCGCGGCCGTGGAACGAGCGGTGGCCGCCGGACCGAGCTGA
- a CDS encoding MarR family winged helix-turn-helix transcriptional regulator has translation MTSERDEPKWLTAKEQEAWRLYMDGNNRLMSALSRSLNDRHDLSLAEYRILVMLSEAPEGALRMSDLADGVLSSRSRLTHQIRRMEQEKMVVRSSCPDDGRGVLATITDEGRRRLAEAAPTHVDDVRNYLIDLLSADELDMLARVFARVEHTLADC, from the coding sequence GTGACCAGCGAACGAGACGAACCCAAGTGGCTGACCGCAAAGGAGCAGGAGGCCTGGCGTCTCTACATGGACGGCAACAACCGTCTCATGAGCGCCCTCAGTCGGTCTCTCAACGACCGACACGACCTGTCGCTGGCGGAATATCGGATCCTGGTCATGCTCTCCGAAGCCCCCGAGGGCGCCCTGCGCATGAGCGATCTCGCCGACGGCGTGCTCTCCTCACGCAGCCGGCTCACCCATCAGATCCGGCGGATGGAGCAGGAGAAGATGGTCGTGCGCAGCTCGTGCCCCGACGACGGTCGCGGTGTGCTCGCCACCATCACCGACGAAGGCAGGCGGCGTCTGGCGGAGGCCGCCCCCACCCACGTCGACGACGTGCGCAACTACCTCATCGACCTGCTGTCGGCCGACGAGCTCGACATGCTGGCGCGGGTCTTCGCGCGCGTCGAGCACACTCTGGCCGACTGCTGA
- a CDS encoding NAD(P)H-quinone oxidoreductase, which produces MYAIVATEPGGPEVLRWTEQPDPDLPPGHVLLDVAATAVNRADLLQRRGLYPPPPGASDILGLECSGVISELGEGVTGWNIGDKVCALLTGGGYAEKVAVPASQLLPVPKGMDIAVAASLPEIACTVWSNVVMTAGLKRGDVLLVHGGGGGIGTHAIQVGKALGAKVAVTASAGKLDRCRELGADLAIDYREQDFVSEVRTAFGGADVVLDNMGAKYLSRNIDVLAPDGRLVVIGMQGGTKGELHLGKLLAKRGHVIATGLRGRPDSGPSGKSAIIDSVRADLWPLIEEAKVHPVVHAELPITEAAQAHELLDSPETVGKVVLRIERN; this is translated from the coding sequence ATGTATGCAATCGTCGCCACCGAACCCGGTGGTCCAGAAGTTCTCCGGTGGACCGAGCAGCCCGACCCGGACCTGCCTCCCGGGCACGTACTTCTCGATGTCGCGGCGACCGCGGTCAACCGCGCCGACCTGCTGCAACGGCGCGGCCTCTACCCGCCGCCCCCGGGGGCGAGCGACATCCTGGGCCTCGAATGCTCCGGAGTGATCTCCGAACTCGGCGAGGGTGTGACGGGCTGGAACATCGGCGACAAGGTCTGTGCTCTCCTCACCGGTGGCGGTTACGCCGAGAAGGTCGCGGTCCCTGCCTCCCAGCTGCTGCCCGTCCCGAAGGGCATGGACATCGCGGTCGCCGCGTCGCTTCCCGAGATCGCGTGCACGGTGTGGTCGAACGTCGTGATGACCGCCGGCCTGAAGCGCGGCGACGTCCTGCTCGTCCACGGTGGCGGCGGAGGCATCGGCACACATGCCATCCAGGTGGGCAAGGCGCTCGGCGCGAAGGTGGCGGTGACGGCCTCGGCCGGCAAACTCGACCGCTGCCGCGAACTCGGCGCCGACCTGGCGATCGACTACCGCGAACAGGACTTCGTCTCCGAGGTGCGCACTGCCTTCGGTGGCGCCGACGTGGTGCTCGACAACATGGGTGCGAAGTACCTGTCCCGGAACATCGACGTCCTCGCTCCGGACGGACGGCTCGTCGTCATCGGCATGCAGGGTGGCACGAAGGGTGAACTGCACCTCGGCAAGTTGCTCGCCAAGCGCGGTCACGTCATCGCGACCGGTCTGCGCGGCCGTCCGGACTCGGGGCCGTCGGGCAAGAGCGCGATCATCGACTCCGTGCGCGCCGATCTGTGGCCGCTCATCGAGGAGGCGAAGGTCCATCCCGTCGTGCACGCCGAGCTGCCGATCACCGAGGCGGCACAGGCGCACGAACTGCTCGACAGCCCCGAGACCGTCGGGAAGGTCGTGCTGCGGATCGAACGGAACTAG
- a CDS encoding cysteine desulfurase-like protein, producing the protein MAYDVARIRGLIPSLGDGWIHLDPRAGMQIPDVVSRTVSTAFRNSAASSTGRHLSSRRSAAILQEARVAVAELVGADPDGVVLGPSHAVLLAWLAEALSSRLGLGTGMVLSRLDDEANIAPWLRVASRYGAQVRWAEVEIETCELPTWQYEELITPTTRLVALTAASSIVGTAPDVRVVADLVHEVGGLMVVDAAGAAPYAHVDIDDLGADVITVDIASWGGPQIGALVFSDPAHLERVPAMSLNPHARGAERLEVGGHQFGLLAGIPASIDFMASLDDDATGSRRERLDISISSMQNYQDVLFDRLMRQLDSLTGVIVLGRASSRVPTLSFTVDGVPAEKVAAHLADRRIATVASTRGSSRLLDSLGVSDEGGAVSIGLAPYTTSFEVDQLVRELRNL; encoded by the coding sequence ATGGCTTACGACGTTGCCCGGATCCGGGGGTTGATCCCCTCGCTCGGGGACGGGTGGATCCATCTCGATCCACGGGCCGGTATGCAGATCCCCGATGTGGTGTCGCGCACCGTGTCCACTGCCTTCCGTAACTCGGCCGCGTCGTCGACCGGACGGCACCTGTCGTCACGTCGCAGCGCCGCGATCCTCCAGGAGGCGCGCGTCGCGGTCGCGGAACTCGTGGGTGCCGATCCGGACGGGGTCGTCCTGGGCCCGAGCCACGCGGTGTTGCTCGCCTGGCTCGCCGAAGCACTCAGTTCCCGCCTCGGGCTCGGCACCGGCATGGTGCTCTCACGGCTCGACGACGAGGCGAACATCGCTCCCTGGTTGCGGGTCGCGAGCCGCTACGGCGCGCAGGTGCGCTGGGCCGAGGTCGAGATCGAGACGTGCGAGCTGCCCACCTGGCAGTACGAGGAACTCATCACGCCCACCACCCGGCTCGTCGCGCTCACCGCGGCGTCGTCGATCGTCGGCACCGCGCCCGACGTGCGAGTCGTCGCGGATCTCGTCCACGAGGTCGGTGGGCTCATGGTCGTCGACGCCGCGGGCGCTGCCCCCTACGCCCACGTCGACATCGACGATCTCGGCGCCGACGTCATCACCGTCGACATCGCCTCGTGGGGAGGCCCGCAGATCGGTGCGCTCGTCTTCTCCGACCCCGCGCATCTCGAACGGGTTCCGGCCATGTCGCTGAACCCGCACGCGCGCGGCGCCGAACGCCTCGAGGTGGGCGGTCACCAGTTCGGTCTGCTCGCCGGTATCCCTGCGTCCATCGACTTCATGGCCTCACTGGACGACGACGCCACCGGTTCGCGCCGCGAGCGTCTCGACATCTCGATCAGCTCGATGCAGAACTACCAGGACGTGCTGTTCGACCGTCTGATGCGACAGCTCGACAGTCTCACCGGCGTGATCGTGCTCGGCCGCGCGTCGAGCCGCGTCCCCACCCTCAGCTTCACCGTCGACGGGGTCCCGGCCGAGAAGGTCGCCGCGCATCTCGCCGACCGCCGCATCGCGACGGTGGCGAGCACCCGCGGATCGAGCCGGCTCCTCGACTCCCTCGGCGTCAGCGACGAAGGGGGAGCGGTGAGCATCGGCCTCGCCCCCTACACCACGAGCTTCGAGGTCGATCAGCTCGTCCGTGAGCTCCGCAACCTCTAG
- a CDS encoding bacterial proteasome activator family protein, giving the protein MTHPDNDQVLVIGPGGRPIRVSREEAARVEADGRPEEEKTENGGESLADMVEQPAKVMRIGTMIKQLLEEVKAAPLDDASRTRLKDIHLSSIRELGQGLAPDLREELERLALPFGEDAVPSDAELRIAQAQLVGWLEGLFHGIQTALFAQQMAARAQLEQMRQGALPPGVAQGGRGQNDQSFPGQTHPGTGQYL; this is encoded by the coding sequence ATGACGCATCCGGACAACGACCAGGTTCTCGTGATCGGCCCCGGCGGCCGGCCCATCCGTGTCTCCCGCGAGGAGGCGGCCCGCGTGGAGGCCGACGGCCGGCCGGAGGAGGAGAAGACCGAGAACGGCGGCGAATCCCTGGCCGACATGGTCGAGCAGCCGGCGAAGGTCATGCGGATCGGCACCATGATCAAACAGCTCCTCGAAGAGGTGAAGGCCGCGCCGCTCGACGACGCCAGCCGCACCCGGCTCAAGGACATCCACCTGTCGTCCATCCGCGAACTCGGTCAGGGCCTCGCCCCCGATCTGCGGGAGGAACTCGAGCGGCTCGCGCTGCCCTTCGGTGAGGACGCGGTGCCCTCCGACGCCGAGCTGCGCATCGCGCAGGCTCAGCTCGTCGGTTGGCTCGAAGGTCTGTTCCACGGCATCCAGACAGCGCTGTTCGCTCAGCAGATGGCGGCTCGTGCCCAGCTCGAGCAGATGCGTCAGGGAGCGCTTCCTCCCGGCGTCGCGCAGGGCGGTCGCGGCCAGAACGATCAATCGTTTCCCGGTCAGACCCACCCCGGAACCGGCCAGTACCTGTAG
- the wzt gene encoding galactan export ABC transporter ATP-binding subunit Wzt/RfbE, translating into MVSRVSIETRGACVDFPIFDAKTRSLKKAFLGKAGGAIGRNDSDVVVVEALRDITMSLKEGDRVGLVGHNGAGKSTLLRLLSGIYEPTRGHARVKGRVAPVFDLGVGMDPEISGYENIIIRGMFLGMSRKQMLAKVDEIADFTELGDYLNMPLRTYSTGMRVRVALGVVTSIDPEILLLDEGIGAVDAEFMKKARVRLQDLVARSGILVFASHSNEFLAQLCDQAMWIDHGQIREQGDIEHVVRAYEGDEAGDHVRTILHELERERIAKSASDAAASTGSNGG; encoded by the coding sequence ATCGTGAGTCGGGTCAGCATCGAAACGCGCGGCGCGTGCGTCGACTTTCCCATCTTCGACGCCAAGACCCGGTCCTTGAAGAAGGCCTTCCTGGGTAAGGCGGGCGGGGCGATCGGCCGCAACGACTCCGATGTCGTGGTCGTCGAGGCTCTGCGCGACATCACGATGTCGTTGAAGGAAGGCGACCGCGTCGGGCTCGTCGGCCACAACGGTGCCGGCAAGTCCACGCTGCTGCGTCTGCTCTCCGGGATCTACGAGCCCACGCGCGGCCACGCTCGGGTGAAGGGTCGCGTCGCGCCGGTGTTCGACCTCGGCGTCGGCATGGACCCGGAGATCTCCGGCTACGAGAACATCATCATCCGCGGCATGTTCCTCGGGATGAGCCGCAAGCAGATGCTGGCCAAGGTCGACGAGATCGCGGACTTCACCGAGCTCGGCGACTACCTCAACATGCCGCTGCGCACCTACTCGACCGGTATGCGGGTGCGTGTCGCGCTCGGCGTGGTCACCAGCATCGATCCCGAGATCCTGCTGCTCGACGAGGGCATCGGCGCGGTCGACGCGGAGTTCATGAAGAAGGCGCGGGTGCGTCTGCAGGATCTCGTCGCGCGCTCGGGCATCCTCGTGTTCGCCAGCCATTCGAACGAGTTCCTCGCCCAACTGTGCGACCAGGCGATGTGGATCGACCACGGCCAGATCCGCGAGCAGGGCGACATCGAGCACGTGGTGCGCGCCTACGAGGGCGACGAGGCCGGCGATCACGTGCGCACGATCCTCCACGAGCTCGAGCGTGAGCGGATCGCGAAGTCCGCCTCCGACGCCGCGGCCTCGACGGGTTCGAACGGTGGCTGA
- the glfT1 gene encoding galactofuranosyltransferase GlfT1, translated as MADERIIGVVVTHRRRELLADSLKVLASQSRPLDHLVVVDNGDEDAVRELVDAVDLPTSYLGSKHNLGGAGGFALGILYALSLGADRVWLADDDGRPEGPDVLATLLDCAQRNGLAEVSPVVCDIAQPDRLAFPLRRGVVWRRWRHELGDEDLLPGIASLFNGALFTAAAIDAVGVPDLRLFVRGDEVEVHRRLVRSGLPFGTCLQTAYLHPDGADEFKPILGGRMHTQYPDNDTKRFFTYRNRGYLLSQPGLRRLLPQEWVRFGWYFLITRRDPAGLREWIRLRRLGREERFERP; from the coding sequence GTGGCTGACGAACGGATCATCGGCGTCGTCGTCACACACCGCCGACGCGAACTGCTGGCGGATTCGCTGAAAGTTCTTGCCTCGCAGTCCCGTCCGCTCGACCATCTCGTGGTGGTCGACAACGGCGACGAGGACGCGGTGCGTGAGCTCGTCGACGCGGTGGACCTGCCCACGAGTTATCTCGGCTCGAAGCACAATCTCGGTGGAGCAGGCGGCTTCGCCCTCGGCATCCTGTACGCGCTGTCGCTGGGAGCCGACCGGGTGTGGCTCGCCGACGACGACGGCCGCCCAGAGGGACCGGACGTGCTCGCGACGCTGCTCGACTGCGCGCAACGCAACGGCCTGGCCGAGGTGTCGCCGGTCGTGTGCGACATCGCGCAACCCGACCGCCTCGCCTTCCCGCTGCGTCGCGGTGTGGTGTGGCGGCGGTGGCGGCACGAACTCGGCGACGAGGACCTGTTGCCCGGCATCGCCTCGCTGTTCAACGGTGCGCTCTTCACCGCCGCGGCGATCGACGCGGTGGGTGTGCCCGACCTGCGCCTGTTCGTCCGTGGCGATGAGGTCGAGGTGCACCGGCGTCTCGTCCGCTCGGGACTGCCGTTCGGCACCTGCCTGCAGACGGCCTATCTGCACCCGGACGGTGCCGACGAGTTCAAGCCGATTCTCGGCGGCCGGATGCACACGCAGTATCCGGACAACGACACCAAGCGCTTCTTCACCTACCGCAACCGCGGCTACCTGCTGTCGCAGCCGGGACTGCGCCGGTTGCTGCCCCAGGAATGGGTGCGGTTCGGCTGGTACTTCCTGATCACGCGCCGCGACCCGGCCGGTCTGCGCGAGTGGATCCGGTTGCGCAGACTCGGGCGCGAGGAGAGATTCGAACGCCCCTGA
- a CDS encoding molybdopterin oxidoreductase family protein: protein MTTVDRIADPWGSRTPYGRGQRWPTRVDTFLADGLTEDDVDRWVQSATILHSNGDGLDIAVKDGRMVGVRGRAVDRVNHGRLDPKDLFGWQAIHSEDRLTVPLIRRDGKLVETDWDTAMDAVAGRTKQLLDERGPSSVGFYTTGQLFLEEYYTLALIGHGGIGTNHMDGNTRLCTATAAAALKQSFGCDGQPGSYTDIDHADVIALYGHNMAETQTVTWTRVLDRLAGPNPPAVICVDPRRTPVARAATVHLAPRPGTNVVLMNGLLHEILRRGWIDEKYIEDHTVGFDELRTQLDDYPLEKAAEICDVPIEDLREAARLLGTAERLLSTVLQGFYQSHQATAAAVQVNNIHLVRGMLGRPGCGVLQMNGQPTAQNTRECGADGDLPAFRNWANESHVEDLARVWNIDPMRIPHYTAPTHLMQMMRYVEDGSIRFLYVSGTNPAVSLPELRRVREILSQDRLFLVVQDIFLSETAQLADVVLPAATWGEKTGTFTNTDRTVHLSEKAVEPPGQARPDLDIFVDYARRIDLRDKDGDPLVKWSTPEETFEAWKECTAGRPCDYTGITYEKLRGGSGIQWPCNADAPDGTERLYEGGKFWAAPDYCENYGRDMVTGAPVEPTECRALNPFGKAIIKAGEYLPPHETVSDEYPYLLTTGRTLYHFHTRTKTGRAPQLQRAAPEVWVEMSAGDAERHGWSEGDLLRIDTPRGHVTARLRISGIRNGVLFLPFHYGYWDTPAGHEPALEGRAANELTFTDWDPASKQPLFKSGAACVERVAVAEGGPSAAPTTTASAPVSGSVPATSGGPDAEITETLDDGGPR from the coding sequence ATGACCACCGTGGATCGCATCGCGGATCCGTGGGGTTCGCGCACACCCTACGGACGCGGGCAACGCTGGCCCACCCGCGTCGACACTTTTCTCGCCGACGGACTGACCGAGGACGATGTCGACAGATGGGTGCAGTCGGCGACCATCCTGCATTCCAACGGCGACGGCCTCGACATCGCCGTCAAGGACGGACGCATGGTGGGGGTGCGCGGACGTGCCGTCGACCGGGTCAACCACGGGCGGCTCGACCCCAAGGATCTGTTCGGCTGGCAGGCGATCCACTCGGAGGACCGGCTCACCGTGCCGTTGATCCGCCGCGACGGCAAACTCGTCGAGACCGACTGGGACACCGCGATGGATGCTGTTGCCGGTCGCACGAAACAACTGCTCGACGAGCGCGGCCCCAGTTCGGTCGGCTTCTACACCACCGGGCAGCTGTTCCTGGAGGAGTACTACACCCTCGCGCTCATCGGTCACGGTGGCATCGGCACCAACCACATGGACGGCAACACGAGGCTGTGCACAGCGACGGCGGCTGCCGCCCTCAAACAGTCCTTCGGGTGCGACGGCCAGCCCGGCTCCTACACCGACATCGATCATGCCGACGTCATCGCGCTCTACGGACACAACATGGCCGAGACGCAGACGGTGACATGGACGCGGGTCCTCGATCGGCTCGCCGGACCGAATCCGCCGGCCGTGATCTGTGTGGATCCGCGGCGGACGCCGGTCGCGCGGGCCGCGACGGTGCACCTCGCCCCGCGCCCGGGCACCAACGTCGTCCTCATGAACGGGCTGTTGCACGAGATCCTGCGACGCGGGTGGATCGATGAGAAGTACATCGAGGACCACACCGTCGGATTCGACGAACTGCGCACCCAACTCGACGACTATCCCCTCGAGAAGGCCGCCGAGATTTGCGACGTCCCCATCGAGGATCTGCGGGAGGCCGCTCGACTGCTCGGCACGGCGGAGCGGCTGCTCTCGACGGTCCTGCAGGGCTTCTACCAGTCCCATCAGGCCACCGCGGCTGCCGTGCAGGTGAACAACATCCATCTCGTGCGCGGCATGCTCGGTAGGCCCGGTTGCGGAGTCCTCCAGATGAACGGGCAGCCCACCGCGCAGAACACCCGCGAATGCGGCGCCGACGGCGACCTGCCGGCCTTCCGCAACTGGGCCAACGAATCGCACGTCGAGGACCTCGCCCGGGTGTGGAACATCGATCCGATGCGGATCCCGCACTACACCGCGCCCACCCACCTCATGCAGATGATGCGGTACGTCGAGGACGGCTCGATCCGCTTCCTCTACGTGAGCGGGACGAACCCGGCGGTGTCCCTGCCGGAACTGCGCCGGGTGCGTGAGATCCTCTCCCAGGACAGGCTTTTCCTCGTTGTGCAGGACATCTTCCTGTCGGAGACCGCGCAGCTGGCCGACGTCGTCCTGCCCGCTGCGACCTGGGGTGAGAAGACCGGGACGTTCACCAACACCGACCGGACCGTGCACCTGTCGGAGAAGGCCGTCGAACCACCCGGACAGGCCAGACCCGATCTCGACATCTTCGTCGACTACGCGCGCCGGATCGATCTGCGTGACAAGGACGGAGACCCGCTCGTGAAGTGGTCCACGCCCGAGGAGACATTCGAGGCGTGGAAGGAGTGCACGGCCGGGCGGCCCTGCGACTACACGGGCATCACCTACGAAAAACTACGTGGCGGAAGCGGAATCCAGTGGCCGTGCAACGCCGACGCACCCGACGGGACCGAACGTCTCTACGAGGGCGGAAAGTTCTGGGCCGCACCGGACTACTGCGAGAACTACGGACGGGACATGGTCACCGGAGCGCCGGTCGAACCCACCGAGTGCCGGGCGCTGAACCCCTTCGGCAAGGCGATCATCAAGGCGGGTGAGTATCTTCCCCCGCATGAGACGGTCTCCGACGAGTATCCCTATCTACTCACCACCGGCCGCACGCTCTACCACTTCCACACCCGCACGAAGACCGGCCGCGCCCCGCAACTGCAACGCGCGGCACCGGAGGTGTGGGTGGAGATGTCGGCGGGCGACGCCGAGCGGCACGGCTGGTCGGAGGGCGACCTGCTGCGGATCGACACCCCGCGCGGGCACGTCACCGCGCGGTTGCGGATCAGCGGGATCCGGAACGGGGTGCTGTTCCTGCCGTTCCACTACGGCTACTGGGACACCCCGGCGGGCCACGAACCGGCGCTCGAGGGGCGCGCGGCCAACGAACTGACCTTCACCGACTGGGACCCGGCGTCGAAGCAACCCCTGTTCAAGTCGGGCGCCGCGTGCGTCGAACGGGTCGCCGTCGCCGAGGGCGGGCCGTCCGCGGCACCGACCACCACCGCCTCGGCACCGGTCTCCGGCAGCGTGCCAGCCACCTCGGGTGGACCGGACGCCGAGATCACCGAGACGCTCGACGACGGAGGACCGCGATGA